CTGGACAAAGGGCGGGGTCAGCTGGAACGGTGATAATTCAGGTTTTTACTATACCAGATACGAACAGCCCGAGGAGGGTCAGGAATATATAGAGCGAAACGAGAGCCAGAGTATCTTCTTTCACCGTCTTGGCACTTCGCAGAATCAGGACAGTCTGATTTACGAGCGACCGGACAAGCCTGAGTGGTTCCTGGGAGCCTATGAGACGGACGACGGCAGATACCTGATAATCTGGGTCTGGGATTCCAGTCTTGTGAGAAAGAACGGGATATTTTACATAGATCTCCTCTCAGAAGAGAAACAGATTGTGGAATTCCTTGGGGATTTTGATGCTCGATACTCACTGATCGGTAACATAGGTGAAGAATTCTATATTCATACAGATCTTGACGCACCACACGAAAGAATTGTCTGCATCAACATAACCAACCCTTCCCGTGATAGATGGAGAGAGATAGTTCCCGAGGCAGAGGAGATACTGGAGAGTGCCTCTATCCTGAACAACAGTGAGTCGCTGGTCCTGCAGTATTCGTGGGACGCCTTCAATAAAATGCATCTGTACAGCATTAATGGCGAGTTTCAGAAAGAACTTGAACTTCCCTGCCGGGGAACAGTCTGGGGATTCTGGGGTCTTCAGTCAGACACCGAAACTTTCTACCTATTCAGCTCTCTCCTCCATCCAGGAGAAGTTTACAGTTACGATTTCGAGACCGGTGAAAGCGCCTTCCTCTGGGCACCTGAAATAAACGCGGATCTTTCAGGATACGAAGAAGAACAGGTTTTCTATGAGAGCCACGACGGAACGATGATACCCATGTTTCTTGTCTACCCGAAGGATATTGAGCTGGACGGGTCGAACCCCACGCTGCTGACCGGCTACGGAGGATTCGGGGTTTCGATGAGACCCTGGTTCAGTACAGCCAGGCTTGTCTGGCTTGAGATGGGCGGAATCTACGCTATTCCCTGCATCAGAGGGGGTGGAGAGTACGGTGAGGAATGGCACATTGCCGGAATCAAGGGAAATCGTCCGATTGTATTCGGTGATTTCATCAGAGCTGCGGAGTACCTTATAGAGGAAGGCTACACCTCAACGCCGAAACTTGCCATCTCCGGGGGCTCCAACGGGGGAACTCTGGTCGCGGCATGCCTGAACATGAGACCGGATCTTTTCGGTGCAGCTTCTCCAGCCATGGGAGTGATGGATTTGCTTCGCTTTCACATGTTTACAATGGGAAGGGCCTGGATCTCAGAATACGGTGATCCCGATGATCCTGATGAATTTGAATTCCTTCTCAATTACTCTCCATACCACAACATAGAACCTGATATCGAATATCCTCCGGTTATGATATCAACTGCGGATCACGATGACAGAGTGGTTCCGGGACATAGTTTCAAGTACGGAGCCAGGCTGCAGGCTGCTCAGGCCGGAGATGCGCCCATTCTGATGTCGATTCATGCAAGAGCCGGACACGGTGGAGCAGTGGGCCTGTCAGAAGGTCTGGACCAGATATCCGATATGTACGCGTTTTTCTGGCAGATGCTTGGAATGAGCGAGTAAACGAAAATCGAGATACATAAGGAACAGTGGTATTCATGAAAGCTGTGCATTTCAGAACAGAGAAGCTCTAAGGAAGGTCTCAATGCCCATGGTCGAAGCCATGAAAATAATTGATTATCTCCCTCATACTGCTTCAATACGCCAGAAGAGCATACAGCAATAGGAACCTTGATTTCAAGCCGTTCCGGGAATTTAAACATTTATCAATTTAACCGGACCGGACAGAATGCTGCAAACCTTCACTCAGATAAAGGAACCACCTCGGTCACTTCCTCAAGCATGTAAACAACAGGATACCGCTCAGGGTTACTGGTGTTGGCGACAACACCGTAGGGTCCGATATTAACAGCCCAGCCAGATGTCTCCTGCCAGTCGGGCATGACCAGCATACAATCGTACATGAACTCCCCGGTGTCACTGAAGATATGGTAGAGTGTATCCACTCCACCGCCCTTCACCCAAAGTCTCCCTGTACCATCAACCATCATGGTATGTACGGCAGGATGGTATTCAGTTGGCTCAAGGTTGAATCCTTCATCATTTCCTGTTCTATCAATCCAGTTCTGACTTGCCAGTTCAAGCGAGCTGTCTATGTCCTCCTGAGAACGCCGAACCGGCTCATAATCGTGGTCTATACAATACAGGGTATCCCCCTCGGGTGAGTAACAGGCAATACTGAAGGTTTCTTCAGACCTGTCAGATATGTATACCCTTCCATTCTGATCCGCTGTGAATACCATGATCGTAGCTTTCTGATAATTACCGCAGGGATCGAAGAGAGCTATTTTCCTTCTGTAGATGATTTCCGGTTCATCAGAACCTCTGAACAGAGCTATCTCGCAACCGGCGGAATCAGGTTCCCGGAATACGGGCAGGAAGCCAACGAATCCCATATCCGGAAC
The genomic region above belongs to Candidatus Aegiribacteria sp. and contains:
- a CDS encoding prolyl oligopeptidase family serine peptidase; the protein is MDIEYPEARVTDQVDDYFGTLVPDPYRWLEDVDSAETLEWIAAQNDLWEGFIEDIPRREWIRERFEDIYDYQRYSMPYKRGERYFFTLNDGLQDHSLFCYRETLDAEPIVLIDPNEFPVEERLSLAGTVVTDDGNLLAWATSGSGSDWSTWYIMDIETQAALNDTILWTKGGVSWNGDNSGFYYTRYEQPEEGQEYIERNESQSIFFHRLGTSQNQDSLIYERPDKPEWFLGAYETDDGRYLIIWVWDSSLVRKNGIFYIDLLSEEKQIVEFLGDFDARYSLIGNIGEEFYIHTDLDAPHERIVCINITNPSRDRWREIVPEAEEILESASILNNSESLVLQYSWDAFNKMHLYSINGEFQKELELPCRGTVWGFWGLQSDTETFYLFSSLLHPGEVYSYDFETGESAFLWAPEINADLSGYEEEQVFYESHDGTMIPMFLVYPKDIELDGSNPTLLTGYGGFGVSMRPWFSTARLVWLEMGGIYAIPCIRGGGEYGEEWHIAGIKGNRPIVFGDFIRAAEYLIEEGYTSTPKLAISGGSNGGTLVAACLNMRPDLFGAASPAMGVMDLLRFHMFTMGRAWISEYGDPDDPDEFEFLLNYSPYHNIEPDIEYPPVMISTADHDDRVVPGHSFKYGARLQAAQAGDAPILMSIHARAGHGGAVGLSEGLDQISDMYAFFWQMLGMSE